A genomic stretch from Microtus pennsylvanicus isolate mMicPen1 chromosome 9, mMicPen1.hap1, whole genome shotgun sequence includes:
- the Atp6v1b2 gene encoding V-type proton ATPase subunit B, brain isoform has translation MGGVGRTGLPAISAPAPRRCGASRDGGDKMALRAMRGIVNGAAPELPVPTGGPMAGAREQALAVSRNYLSQPRLTYKTVSGVNGPLVILEHVKFPRYAEIVHLTLPDGTKRSGQVLEVSGSKAVVQVFEGTSGIDAKKTSCEFTGDILRTPVSEDMLGRVFNGSGKPIDRGPVVLAEDFLDIMGQPINPQCRIYPEEMIQTGISAIDGMNSIARGQKIPIFSAAGLPHNEIAAQICRQAGLVKKSKDVVDYSEENFAIVFAAMGVNMETARFFKSDFEENGSMDNVCLFLNLANDPTIERIITPRLALTTAEFLAYQCEKHVLVILTDMSSYAEALREVSAAREEVPGRRGFPGYMYTDLATIYERAGRVEGRNGSITQIPILTMPNDDITHPIPDLTGYITEGQIYVDRQLHNRQIYPPINVLPSLSRLMKSAIGEGMTRKDHADVSNQLYACYAIGKDVQAMKAVVGEEALTSDDLLYLEFLQKFEKNFISQGPYENRTVYETLDIGWQLLRIFPKEMLKRIPQSTLSEFYPRDSAKH, from the exons ATGGGCGGAGTCGGCCGCACGGGCCTCCCTGCTATATCTGCGCCTGCGCCGCGTCGCTGCGGGGCCAGTCGGGACGGAGGAGACAAGATGGCGTTGCGAGCGATGCGGGGAATCGTGAACGGGGCCGCGCCCGAGCTGCCCGTGCCCACCGGTGGACCGATGGCCGGAGCTCGGGAGCAGGCGCTGGCAGTGAGCCGGAACTACCTCTCCCAGCCTCGTCTCA CCTACAAGACTGTCTCAGGAGTGAATGGTCCACTAGTGATCTTAGAGCACGTGAAG TTTCCCAGATATGCTGAGATTGTCCACTTGACGTTACCGGATGGCACAAAAAGAAGTGGGCAAGTTCTAGAAGTTAGTGGCTCCAAAGCAGTGGTTCAG GTATTTGAAGGGACATCAGGTATAGATGCCAAGAAGACATCCTGTGAGTTTACTGGGGATATTCTCCGGACACCAGTGTCAGAGGATATGCTTG GTCGGGTATTCAATGGATCAGGAAAACCCATTGACCGAGGTCCTGTGGTGCTGGCTGAAGACTTCCTTGACATCATGG GTCAGCCAATCAACCCTCAGTGTCGAATCTACCCAGAGGAGATGATTCAGACGGGCATTTCTGCCATTGATGGCATGAACAGTATTGCTAGGGGACAGAAAATTCCCATCTTTTCTGCTGCTGGATTGCCGCACAATGAG ATTGCCGCTCAGATCTGCCGCCAGGCTGGTTTGGTAAAGAAATCCAAAGATGTAGTGGACTACAGTGAAGAAAATTTCGCCATTGTGTTTGCTGCTATGGGG GTAAACATGGAAACAGCCCGGTTCTTCAAATCTGACTTTGAAGAAAATGGCTCAATGGACAATGTCTGCCTCTTTTTGAACTTGGCTAATGACCCAAC CATCGAGAGAATCATTACTCCCCGCCTGGCTCTGACCACCGCTGAGTTTCTGGCTTACCAGTGTGAGAAGCATGTCCTGGTCATTCTGACAGATATGAGCTCTTACGCTGAAGCGCTTCGAGAG GTTTCAGCAGCCAGGGAAGAGGTTCCTGGTCGGCGAGGTTTCCCAGGCTACATGTACACTGATTTAGCCACGATCTATGAACGTGCTGGTCGAGTGGAGGGTAGAAATGGCTCCATTACTCAAATCCCTATTCTCACCATGCCCAATGATG ATATCACTCATCCCATCCCCGACTTGACTGGGTATATCACTGAGGGGCAGATCTATGTGGACAGACAGCTGCACAACAGACAG ATTTACCCACCTATCAATGTGCTGCCCTCGCTTTCCCGGTTGATGAAATCAGCTATTGGAGAAGGAATGACTAGAAAGGACCATGCTGACGTCTCTAACCAGCTG taTGCATGCTACGCTATTGGTAAGGACGTGCAAGCCATGAAAGCTGTGGTGGGAGAAGAAGCCCTGACCTCAGATGACCTTCTCTACTTGGAATTTCTGCAGAAATTTGAGAAAAACTTCATTTCTCAGG